Proteins from a single region of Xenopus laevis strain J_2021 chromosome 9_10S, Xenopus_laevis_v10.1, whole genome shotgun sequence:
- the creb1.S gene encoding cAMP responsive element binding protein 1 S homeolog — translation MTMESETQQSGDAVTEAEAQQMTIQTQPQIATIAQVSMAAAHATSSAPTVTLVQLPNGQTVQVHGVIQAAQPSVIQSPHIQTVQISTIAESEDSQESVDSVTDSQKRREILSRRPSYRKILNDLSSDVPGVPRIEEEKSEEETSAPAITTVTVPTPIYQTSSGQYIAITQGGAIQLANNGTDGVQGLQTLTMANTTASQQGTTILQYAQTTDGQQILVPSNQVVVQAASGDVQTYQIRTAPTSTIAPGVVMASSPALPAQPAEEAVRKREVRLMKNREAARECRRKKKEYVKCLENRVAVLENQNKTLIEELKALKDLYCHKSD, via the exons ATGACCATGGAATCAGAGACACAGCAGAGTGGAGATGCCGTCACAGAGGCAGAAGCCCAACAGATGACAATACAGACCCAACCACAGATTGCAACAATAGCACAG GTATCCATGGCAGCTGCACATGCAACCTCATCTGCTCCTACAGTGACATTAGTTCAGCTACCCAATGGACAGACCGTTCAAGTACATGGGGTTATCCAAGCTGCACAGCCTTCTGTCATTCAGTCTCCACACATACAAACAGTGCAA ATTTCCACTATTGCTGAAAGTGAAGACTCTCAAGAATCTGTAGACAGCGTTACTGACTCTCAAAAACGCAGAGAAATTTTGTCCAGGAGACCATCGTACAG AAAAATTTTAAATGACTTGTCTTCAGATGTTCCAGGAGTACCTAGAATTGAGGAAGAAAAATCGGAAGAAGAAACTTCAGCTCCTGCTATCACAACAGTGACTGTTCCAACTCCTATCTATCAAACCAGCAGTGGACAGTATA tTGCTATTACCCAAGGAGGAGCCATACAACTTGCTAACAATGGTACGGATGGAGTGCAAGGACTTCAGACATTGACCATGGCTAATACAACAGCATCTCAGCAAGGAACCACGATTTTACAATATGCACAGACCACAGATGGACAGCAGATACTTGTTCCTAGCAATCAAGTTGTTGTCCAAG CTGCCTCAGGAGATGTACAGACATACCAGATTCGCACAGCACCTACCAGCACTATTGCCCCAGGAGTGGTAATGGCTTCATCTCCTGCACTCCCTGCCCAGCCTGCTGAAGAGGCTGTACGGAAACGAGAAGTGAGGCTTATGAAAAACAG ggAAGCAGCACGGGAATGCCGCAGAAAGAAGAAGGAATATGTCAAATGCCTAGAGAACAGAGTAGCGGTCCTTGAAAACCAAAACAAGACACTGATAGAAGAACTGAAAGCACTTAAAGACCTTTACTGCCACAAATCTGATTAG
- the creb1.S gene encoding cAMP responsive element binding protein 1 S homeolog isoform X1 produces MAAAHATSSAPTVTLVQLPNGQTVQVHGVIQAAQPSVIQSPHIQTVQISTIAESEDSQESVDSVTDSQKRREILSRRPSYRKILNDLSSDVPGVPRIEEEKSEEETSAPAITTVTVPTPIYQTSSGQYIAITQGGAIQLANNGTDGVQGLQTLTMANTTASQQGTTILQYAQTTDGQQILVPSNQVVVQAASGDVQTYQIRTAPTSTIAPGVVMASSPALPAQPAEEAVRKREVRLMKNREAARECRRKKKEYVKCLENRVAVLENQNKTLIEELKALKDLYCHKSD; encoded by the exons ATGGCAGCTGCACATGCAACCTCATCTGCTCCTACAGTGACATTAGTTCAGCTACCCAATGGACAGACCGTTCAAGTACATGGGGTTATCCAAGCTGCACAGCCTTCTGTCATTCAGTCTCCACACATACAAACAGTGCAA ATTTCCACTATTGCTGAAAGTGAAGACTCTCAAGAATCTGTAGACAGCGTTACTGACTCTCAAAAACGCAGAGAAATTTTGTCCAGGAGACCATCGTACAG AAAAATTTTAAATGACTTGTCTTCAGATGTTCCAGGAGTACCTAGAATTGAGGAAGAAAAATCGGAAGAAGAAACTTCAGCTCCTGCTATCACAACAGTGACTGTTCCAACTCCTATCTATCAAACCAGCAGTGGACAGTATA tTGCTATTACCCAAGGAGGAGCCATACAACTTGCTAACAATGGTACGGATGGAGTGCAAGGACTTCAGACATTGACCATGGCTAATACAACAGCATCTCAGCAAGGAACCACGATTTTACAATATGCACAGACCACAGATGGACAGCAGATACTTGTTCCTAGCAATCAAGTTGTTGTCCAAG CTGCCTCAGGAGATGTACAGACATACCAGATTCGCACAGCACCTACCAGCACTATTGCCCCAGGAGTGGTAATGGCTTCATCTCCTGCACTCCCTGCCCAGCCTGCTGAAGAGGCTGTACGGAAACGAGAAGTGAGGCTTATGAAAAACAG ggAAGCAGCACGGGAATGCCGCAGAAAGAAGAAGGAATATGTCAAATGCCTAGAGAACAGAGTAGCGGTCCTTGAAAACCAAAACAAGACACTGATAGAAGAACTGAAAGCACTTAAAGACCTTTACTGCCACAAATCTGATTAG